A segment of the Halovivax limisalsi genome:
GACTGGGGGCAACCGGTGATCACGCTCGACGAGGGCGAAGCACTCTGGAAGTAGTCGTCAACGGGCATGGACAATTCGGAATACGATCGATATCGCCTCAGGCCGCAACCAACCTGTACGCGCCGCCGTCCGTGTCGCCGCCGTCCGGATCGGGAGCGCGCTCGGCGTAGTAGATCGCGCCGTCGTGGACCAGCGGCGTGGACGTGACGACGCCGTCGTGATCGACGTGCCAGCGCTCGTCGCCGGTGTCGGAGTCGACCGCGTAGAGCGTCTGGTCCTTCGAGCCGAAGACCACGGTGTCGGCACAGACCGTGATCGAGCCGGTCAGGGGCCGACCCGTCTGGTACTGCCACTCGATGTCGCCGTCGTCGGCATCGAGCGCGTAGCAGTTCCCGTCGTGACTGCCGGCGAAGACGAGGTGGCGAACCGGATCGACGCCGGGGCCCGTCATGGAGAGGCCGCCGGTCTCGAGGTGCCAGTCCTCGGTCCCGTCCTCGAGGTCGACGCGATAGATGCGCTCGTCCCAGGAGCCGAAGAACGCGCCGCCGTCGTAGGTCGCGATCGGGCCCTTGATCTCGCCCTTCGTGCCGTTGTCGGGCTCGGTGTCGAACGTCCAGACGTGTTCGAGCGAGGGGTACTCCCAGCCGTAGAGGCTGCCGTCGTTCGAGCCCAGCACCATCCGGCCCGTCTTGGGGTCGATCGCCGGCGTCGAGTGCGGGTGATCCGTCGGGAGGTGGTTTGGATCCTCCCAGAGCACGTCGCCCGTCTCGGGATCGAGCGCGAACGTGCTCCCCTCCGGGTCGGCGTACTCGACCGCCACGAAGAGGCGCTCGCCGTCGTGCTTCGGACTCGAGCCGATCGACCCGCCCAGCTCCTCCGCCCAGACGGGATCGCCGGTCTCGACGTCGAACGCGTAGCAGACGCCGTCGTACGCGCCGATGTAGACGCGCCCGTCTGCGACGACCGGCGTGCCGTGGATGCCCCGGCCGTCCATGTCGGTCTCGGCGCGCCACAGCTCCTCGCCGTCGCTCGAGAGCGCTCGCAGGAGGCCGTTGTCGCCGCCGATGACGACGCCGTCGTCGGGCAGGGGGACCGCGCTCGCCTTCGCCGCGGTGTGAGTGCCCGTGTTCACTTCCGGGACTCGCCAGTCCCGTTCGACCGTCGACGGCACCGTCGCATCGGGTTCGTAGCCCCAGTTCTCGAGCGAGCGACGGAACTGTCGGACGCCCTCGGGTCGCGTCTGCTCGTCGGGCTCGCCCGAGGCGCCGCGGACCGGCGTCCCCGGATCCTGCGGGAGCTGACAGCCGGCCAGCGCGGCAAGCCCGGAGACCGTCGTCGCCTGCAGGACAGTCCGCCGAGAAACCTTTCGCGTCATTGCCCGAACGCTCTCACCCGACCCGTATCTGTCTTTCCCACTTGGTCACCGGCACTCGTCGTTACGTCGGCTATCCGACGCCCGGATTTCCGATCTATATCGGCGGCCCCCGATCGTCCGTCCCGTCCGATCGGATCGCCTCGATCGAGTCGTCGATCTCCGCGACCGCCAGCTGGACGAAGCGCTCCGCCGGTAACCCCGGGGTGACGTCGACCGTCACCATCGCGTCGCAGTCGTCGACGATCTCGGGCGCCCACCAGCCCCGCGCCAGCTTCGAGACGTCCGTGACGACCGCTTCCGCCCGGATCGCTTCCTCGTCGTCCGGGCCGTCTGCGGCCTCGTCGTCCGTTCCGTTCGCGCCGTCCGCGCCGCTGGCCGTTTCGTCCGTCCCGACGTCGTTCGTCTCGTCTGCTCCGTCCGCTGTCGGCTGGACGGTGACGAAGGCCGTCGCCCGATTCCACAGCTGGGCCGGGCTGGTCGTCACCTCCGCGTAGAGGTCCGCCAGTTCCGTCTCCTGGACGGACTCGGTTTGGATCTCCTCGCGAAGCCGCTCGAGCGCGGCGATCTTGGTCTCCGCAGGCACGCCATCGGTCACGCGCGATCCCTCCGGTAGCGCCGCATCATACACACCGCCTGTGAGTTCGCCACGGCCCTAACGCTTGGGCTTCCCGACCGGCCGCGCGCCTCGCTCGTCACCGCCCGATCGAGCGTCCCGGCGGAGGCGAACCGGGTCGCTCGATCGAAGATATCGTTCCGTCGAGCGGGAATTCTCAGTATACCAACAGTGCGCTGCGGCTATTTCATTTTCCATAAAAATTACTGGAGCGTAATTATTTTTATTCGCGTTTAGGAATGGTTGTATATAGTAGGAGTGCGATCGGTATGGTGTCAGCCATCGATTCCCACGGCTGGCGGAGACTACCATGCACTACCAATTCACCGGTCGGCTGTGTGTTCGTCCGTGTCCCGAACTGACTCGCCCGCTCGCGGGGTCGACGATCGTCCTCTATCGGCCGGATGAGGACCTCGACCCGGCGCTGGCCGCCGCCCGTCCGAAGCGGAGCTTCGACGCGGTGTCGCCGGCCCAAGACGACCTCCCGGCGATCGGCGACGCCGAGATCGACGAGGGAGGACGCTTCGAGGTGTCGATCGACGAGAAAGCTTACGACGGCGGCCCGGTCGTGATCGCCGTCCTCGTCGACGATCCCGCGGGGCGCGAGGACGTCTCGCCCGTCGAGCACGCGATCACGGTCCACGAACCCGAGTGGGAGGAGTCGGAGACCGGGCAGATCGCTCGGTGGGAGTACTGCCTCACCGAGAAGCAGTGGTGTCACGTCCTCGAGCAGCTGTCGTGCCGGATGGTCTGTGGTCGGGTGCTCGACTGCGGTGCCCAGGAAGAGACCCCGATCCCCGGGGTGACCGTCCGCGCCAGGGACGCCGACATCGTCCAGCACGAAGCGCTCGGATCGGCCGTTACGGCCGGCGACGGCGGCTACACCATCTACTACACCGAGTCGGATTTCGAGGAGGTGCCGCCGCCGTTCCTGCCGGTCGAACTGACGCACGGACCGGACCTGTTCTTCGAGGTGGAGACCGCCGGCGGCGACCCGCTCCTCGAGGAGGGTCCGTCGGACGGTCGCGAGCCAGGCCGGGAGGACGTCGGCCGGTGCGCCCACGCCGACCTCTGCGTCGACCTCCCGGGGGAGGCAGCCCAGATGGCCTGGTTCAGCGTCGGGAGCGCGTTCGACGTCCCGGACGCGGACTCGCTCAACGACTTCGACGCCGCGGGCTACGCCGGCGCGAAGAAGTGGGCGCTGTTCGGAACCCTCTCGATGCGAGGCAACACGCCGTCGGTGACCGATCCGGATTACGACGACGTCCAGTACCGCTTCCGCTTCGCCGAATCGACCGCGGAAAACGACGACCCGGCGATGGACGAGGCCGCGTTCACCGATGCGGTCGGCGACATCGATAACGCCGACGCCTTCCGGCGGACGAAGATCGGCGTGGCCGTCCGGTACGCCCCCTTCGACTTCTTCCCCGTCCACGCGCGACAGGCCGACGTCGACGAGGACGGCTGGCTGAGCGTCGACAGCGCGCTGTCGAACTCCGCGCCGGACGACGTCGACCCCGCGGCCTACGAGTTCTACGACAACGACTCGCTCATGCGCGTCGACACGACCGCACTCACCACTCAATCGAACCCCGCCGACGCGTCGGTCGATCCGGGCGACCCGTTCCCGGCCGACGAGACGGTCGACGTCGAGCGCTTCGCAGTCCGGTTCGAGGCCCGGGTCGTCGAGTCCGACGGCTCCGTCACGCCCGTCCCGGCCAGCGGCCAGACGCTCAACCGCGCCGTCGTCGACAACAGCGGGACCTTCGGCGCCCTCGAGATCGCGGAACTCGCGGGCGACTCCTGCGACCCGATCACGACCGACGGCGTCACGGCCGCCTACACGATCTACCACCCGCACCCGGGCAGCGCCCAGCTCCGGCTGATCGCTAACGACGAGGACGAGACCGACGCCAGCGCCTGGACCGAGATCGACGACCCGGCCGGGACGTCCGAACTGTCGTTCGTCCGCGGCGAAGAGAGCGGAGCCGATCTGTTGGCACTCGACGGGGAGTCGTACAACGGCTCGCTCGACGTCTCGGGCGAGGTATCCAGGCCGTGTACGTACATGCTCGAGTTGCGCACCCAGCGCCGGCTCCACAACGGCAACACGGCCGCCGATTCAGGCTGGCAGACCCACCGGCTGGTGGCGTTTCACGCCGAGGAACCGTGAGTAGCGAGGATTGAGCGAACGGCGCAGTCGTGAGCGAAATCCTCGGTATCGCGAGCGGGGAGGAACGACCCGCGAGCAGCGAGATTCGGAGCGTGCGCGGTTCAGAGCGAACGGCGCAGTCGTGAGCGAAAATCCTCGGTATCGCGAGCGGATCCGACACGCACTCCGACTGTACGACGATCTCTCGACGCAGGCCGCCGCTGCAGTCGGCGACGCCCCAGGACACGCCGACCGACGATGCCGCCTGCAACGGACGGCACCGGTCCCGACGCCCATCGACGGCCGTATCGACGGATCCACGATCGAGTGTGCACAGGAGGCGTTCACTCGATCCGGAGGTCGCCGTCACCGCCGGAGTCGTCCGTCGCGTCTTCGGGCCACTCGAGTTCGAACTCGACGCTCAACTCGCCGGGACCGTCGGTCGGCCCCTCGCGTTCGGCTTTGACCTCGAACGTCGGCTTGGCGGGCGGTTCCATCGTGACCGACTCGTTCCCCGCGCTCAGCGTGATCGCCTCTCCGGCGTCCAGCTTGTCGGCGATCGATCGGAGGGTGGCCGCGACGTCAGCTCGTGACTGTCGGGATTCGGACTTGAACAGCACTTCTTCGGGCATGCTTCGATAGAGGCGTCCTCGACGTATGAACCGTCCGGTCCGTATGTGTCAGGTCGAACGGCCCAATTGAACACGATAAAGGTTTCATTTCTGGATCAAATAACCATAGATTCTTGTAATCAAATATTGGAATCACGGACTGTCACGCCAGATTGGCACCCTCAGGGCGGCCGACGGTGCCGGTGGCCGTGACTTCCTGGCTGAGAGTCATGACACGGAATACAGACGCCGACGACGGAACGTATCGACTCGATCGCCGATCCGCCATGAAATTGGCGAGCGTCGCGGGCCTCGGAGCGGTGTTCGGGACCGTCTCCAGCTCCGGCGAGGAGGCGCCAGCGCCGATCGACCCGGGTCGCGAACCGCCGTGGGACGATCGCGAGTCGGCGTCCGATCGCTGGGCGCGCGACCGGTGGTTCGTCGCGTTCGAGGGTGAACCGCGGGTTCGCGGCGGGGATCCAACCGCCCGAGCGAACGAGCGGGCCCGGTTCCGCGCCGACGTGCGAGCCGAGGGCCTGGACGTGGCCGAGCGCCGCGACTTCACCCGCCTGTGGAACGGTCTCTCGGTGACCGCCGACCTCGGCGACGCCGTGGCGATGACGGCGCTCGATAGCGTCGAGGCGGTCTACCCGGTCGCGATCGTCGACCGGCCGGACCCCGAGGACGCGGAACTCATGCTGGAGACCGCCCTGTCGATGACGGGAGCCGACGTCGCGCAGTCCGAACTCGGCCTGACGGGCGAGGGCCTCTCGGTCGCGGTGGTCGACACCGGCGTCGACTACAACCACCCCGACCTGGGCGGGAGCGGCGACGAGTCGGTCGTCTACACCGCCGAGAGCGCGGACGACCGGACGCTGACCGGCCCCGACGGCGAAGCGCATCCGCGAATCAGTCACGGCTGGGACTACGTCGGCGCCGGATTCGACCCGAGCGATCCGGGAGCCGACGAACCCGATCCGGACCCCGACCCGATGGATCCGCAGGGCCACGGCACGCACGTCAGCGGCATCGTGGGCGCCGACGCGGCCGACGACGAGGGGGTGACGGGCGTCGCGCCCGAGGCCACCCTCGGCGCGTACAAGATCTTCGACACGGGCTCGAGCACGGCCGACGTCATCGTTGCCGCGCTGGAGGACGCCCACGCGGACGGGATGGACGTCGTGAACATGTCGCTCGGGGCGAGCCTGCAGTGGGGTCAGGCGTACCCGACGACGGCGGCGAGCAACGAACTCGTCTCGCAGGGCGTCGCGGTCGTCAACTCCGCCGGGAACGACGCCGACCTCGGCGCCTGGAGCATGAGCGCGCCGGCGAACGCCCACGACGTGATCAGCGTCGCCAGCGCCGAGAACACGCATCTCACGGCCACCGGCTTCGGGGTCGACGCGCTGGAGGATCCCGTTCCCTATCTCGAACTCTCCGGGGCGGAACTGCCGCCGACCGAGGGCGAATCCGCCTCGCTGGCGCTGCCGGCCGAGAGCGAGATGGGCGGCGAGACGGGCTACTTCGGCTGCGACCCAACCGACTTCGAGGACTTCCCCGCGGACCACGTCGCCCTGATCGAACGGGGCCACTGCGCGTTCGCCCAGAAGTACCAGAACGCCGTCGAAGCGGGCGCGACGGGCGTCGTCATCTTCAACAACGTCGCCGGGCTGTTCAACGGGACGATCCAGGACGCCGGCGTCGAGGGCGTCTGGGGCGCGGCCGTTAGCGACGCCGACGGGGCGGCGCTGGTCGACCTGCTGGAATCGGGCGAGACGGTCACCCTCACGTTCACCGACGAGGAGGTGACGGTCCCGAACCCGAACGGCGGCTTGCTATCGTCCTTTTCCTCGTACGGGCAGGACGTCGAACTCGCCTTCGGCCCGAGCGTCACCGCCCCCGGCGGGCTGATCACGTCGACCTACCCGCTGGCACAGGGCGGCTACGCCATGCTCTCGGGCACGTCGATGGCCGCGCCGCACGTCGCGGGAAGCGTCGCGTTGTTGCTCGAAGCCGAGCCCGACCTCGACCCGATCGACGTCCGCGACCGCCTGCAGAACCTCGCCGAACCGCAGCCGTGGTCGCTCGCGCCCGACACCGGTTACCTCGATCACTCGTTCCGGCAGGGGGCGGGCATGCTCCAGATCGACGACGCGATCACTGCGGACCAGCGTCTCGCGCCGGGCCAGCTCTCGCTTGGCGACGGCACGGAGACCGACGCGACGGTCACCCTCACCAACGAGGGCGAGACCGACGTCACGTACGAACTCGGCCACGAGGGAACCGTCGGCACCGCCGTCAACACCTTCTCGCCCAGCTTTTTCCTGCCCGGCAGCGCGCTCGATGGTCCGGAGACCGTGACCGTCCCCGCCGGCGGATCGATCTCGGTCGACCTGACGATCACCGCACCGGACAACGGATTGCCGAACCACCAGTACGGCGGCTACGTCACGTTCACCCCGACCGACGACGACCACGACGCCCTCCGGGTCCCCTACAGCGGCTACGAGGGCGACTACCAGGACCTCCCGCTGTTCGGCTACTACGAGTACGTCGACGGCGAGGCCGTCTTCGTCGAACGGGAGCCACGCCTCCAGCAGTCCATCGACCGGATCGTCGACGGCGAGGCCGTCGCCGTCGTCGAAGCCTTCTTCGGTCACTTCCCGCAGGAACTGCGGCTCACGGCCGAGCACGAGCGGACCGGACACACGTTCACCGTCCTCGAACAGTCCTACGTCTCGCGAAGTCCCGACCCCGAGACCTACACCGAGTACGTCTGGGACGGCCGGACGGCGGCCGGCGAGAGCGACAACCGACGACCCGTCCCGAAAGGTCGGTATACCCTGACCCTCGAGGCGCTCCGCACCCTCGGCGATCCCGAGAATCCCGAGCACTGGGACACCTGGGAGTCGCCATCGTTCTACGTCTCGCCGCCAGGCCAGCGCGCGCCAGGGAGTGGGCGTTCGAGTTCCGGGGTACCCGCCGACGAGTGATCGGCTAGTCGGCTGGTTCGCTCCGGTACTGCGTTTCCCATCCGGTCGATTGCTCCTTGGTCGACATCCCTACCGATCGTCGCGCAACTCCTTTGTACACACAAATACAAACACAACATATGGGGACGAAGACCATCGGGGTACAAGAGGACGTTTACGAGCGCTTACGGGCGCGAAAGCGCGAAGACGAGAGCTTCACCGACCTGCTCGATCGATTGATGGACGAATCCCGCACTGACTGGCGCGACACGTTCGGCCGCCTCCCGGACGAGGACGCAGCCGACCTCGAAGCAGCGGTGCAAACCGCCAGGGAGCAATCCAGCGGTGGATACGCCGACCGACAACGGAGGGCCATCGAGGCGTTTGCAGACGTTGGGACGGACTCGACCGAGGGATCGGATGACACGTAAGCTCCTGGATACGACCTTCCTGATCCATCACTGGGGCGGTCACGACGACGTCGCGACGTACCTCGAGTCCCAGCCCGCAGACGCGACGTTCTTCACGACGACCCTGAATCTCAAAGAGATCGCCGTCGGCCGACGTCTCGTCGATCAGTTCGACGCCGCGGAGATCCGACGGCAGTTCGAGTGGATCCGGACCGTCCCGGTCACGGAGTCGGTCGCGTGGGAGACGGCAGCGCTCGAAGCACCGCTCTATGCCGACGAAACGATCCAGCGCGATCGGATTAACTCGCTCTCTATCGACGCACTCGTCGCCGGCGCGGCGGCCGAGTTAGGCGCGACGGTGGTTTCGAAAAACGTTACGGACTTCGAAACCCTCGACGTTCCCGTCGAATCGTACTGAGGTCCGTCGGCCGGGCTAGTAATTCACGTAGGCGGTCTTGCTGATCGTGAAGAAGTCCAGCCCGGCCTCGCCCTGTTCGCGGAACGTCTCGCTCGAGGAGGCCTTCAGCCCGCCGAAGGGGACGTGGAGTTCGACGCCGGTCGTCCGCTCGTTGACCTTCACGACGCCGGCCTCGATCTCGTCGACGAAGCGGTTGGCCTCCGTGAGGTCGTCGGTGACGATCCCGGCCGAGAGGCCGTACCGGACGTCGTTCGCGATCTCCAGGGCCTCGTCGAAGCCGCTCGTCGGAATGGCGGCGACGACCGGCCCGAAGATCTCCTCCTGGGCGATCCGCATCTCGGAGTCGACGTCGGAGAAGACGGTCGGCTCGACGAAGTGGCCGTCCGCGAACCGATCGCCCTCCGGCACGCCGCCGCCCGTTTCGAGCGTCGCGCCCTCGCGCGTGCCGGCGTCGACGTAATCGAGCGTCCCGTCGCGTTCGGACTCGCTGACCTGCGGCCCCATCCGGTAGCCGTCGAGGCCCGGTCCGATCTCGATCGATTCGGCCCGTTCGACCAGCCGATCGACGAACTCGTCGTACCGGGACTCGTGGACGATCGCGCGCGACGTGGCCGTACAGGCCTGGCCCGTGACGCCGAAGGCGCCGCCGGCGACGACGTCGACGGCCGTCTCGAGGTCGGCGTGCTCGCTCACGACGACGGGGTTCTTCCCGCCCATCTCGAGCTGGATCCGCTTGCCGTCGGGCGCCGCCGCCTCGCGGAGGCTCTCGCCGACCATCGTGCTCCCGGTGAACGAGACGGCGTCGACGTCCGAGTGCGTGGCGAGCGCGTCGCCCACTTCGCTCCCGGGACCCGTGACGTAGTTGAGCGCACCGTCGGGCAGGCCCGCCTCGTCCAGTTCCTCGACGATCGCGGCGGAGACGGCCGGCGCGAGCGTCGCGGGCTTGAAGACGGCGGTCGCGCCCGCGGCCAGCGCCGGCGCGATCTTCCAGGCCGGGATCGCGATCGGGTAGTTCCACGGCGTGATCAGCGCCGCCACGCCGATGGGTTCCTCGACCGTGTAGAGTCGGCGATCGGGCGAACTCGACCCGCTGACGGTGCCGCCGATGTCCCGGGCCTTCCCGGCGTAGTAGCCGAAGATGTCGATCGCTCGCTGGACCTCGCCCGCGGCCTCGGGTTCGGCCTTGCCCTCCTCGCGGACGAGCGTCTCCGTCAGTTCCTCGCGCCGGTCGCGGAGCGCTCGCGCGGTCCGTTCGAGGATTCGCCCGCGCTTCGGCCCTGGCGTGTCCGCCCACTCGTCGGCCGCAGTCGCCGCGGCCTCGACCGCCCGGTCCGCGTCGGCCGCGCTCGATTGCTGGAATCGCCCGACGACCTCGTCCGGCGCCGCCGGATTCGCGGTCTCGAACGTTTCACCGGTCTCCGAGTCGACCCACTCGCCGTCGACGTAGTTCTGGAACGTGGTTGGCATCGTGTCACAACGACACCGCCGACGATTACACGCCTTTCGGTCGTCCGCGCGAGCGGTGAGGCCGCCGAAAGGCTTTGGTCGTCCGGCCGAAATCGGCCCACGAGATGCGATACTACCGGAGCGAGTGGGGGACGAGCGCTCGTCACCTGCTCGCCGTCGACGGCGACACGGCGTACGACCTGACGTCGGCGAACGCATCGATGCGGGGATTCTCCGACCTCGCCCGCGCGAGTGAGCTGACGGGGGTGCCGGTCGACGACATCGCGCGCCGGCACCGCGGCGACGCACCGACCGTCGACCGGGCCGCGATCGAGGGGACGGAACTGGTCCCCGTCGAGGCCGCGGAGGTGTGGGCCGCCGGCGTCACCTACGCGATCAGCGAACAGGCGCGCGAGGCCGAGAGCGACATGCCGCAGGTCTACCTGGACGTCTACGAGGCCGACCGGCCCGAACTCTTCTTCAAGTCGACCGCTCGACGGACCGTCGGCCCCGGCGAGCCGATCGGCATCCGGGAAGACTCGGACTGGAACGTGCCCGAGCCGGAGCTCGGGGTCGTGCTCCACCGCGGCGAGATCGTCGGCTACACGATCGGGAACGACGTCAGCAGCCGCGAGATCGAGGGCGAGAACCCGCTCTACCTCCCGCAGGCGAAGCTCTACGACCGCTCCTGTGCCATCGGCCCCTGCGTCGCCTCGACCGACCGGATCGACGACCCCCACGATCTCGACCTCTCGATGACGATCCGCCGCAGCGGTGCGGTCGTCTACGACGGGTCGACCGCGACGAGCGAGCTGGTCCGCACCTGCGAGGAACTCGTCTCGCACCTCCGGCGGCACAACACCCTGCCCGAGACGACCGTGCTGCTGACCGGCACCTCGCTGGTTCCGGACGACGACTTCACCCTGCAGGACGGCGACGTCGTCTCGATCTCGATCGAGGGGATCGGGACGCTCGAAAACCCCGTGAGTACGGTGTGAAACCTGGCGCGTGAATGGGTTCGGTGCTGGATCGCTGCTGTAGACGGTTCCACTATACGGTTAGCTGGGTCTCGAGATCACGGTCTGATTCACCGGCCGAACTGTCAACTAGCGCTACAGCCAACTGCAACGCAAATGGACACCCCGACCGAACGGATCCGGGTTACCGAAGCGGTTGTGCGAGAGATCGAGCGGCGGCGCCGCGACGGTGAGAGTGACAACGATGTCCTCGAACGCGTCCTTTCCGACGACCGAGACCTCCTATTCGGTGCGGGATTCTGGTCGAACGAAACCGCCGAACGCGTTCGCGAGGGGCGGCGAGCGGCGAAAGCGAAATCACAGGATCGACAGTGACGGACGGGTTACGTGGACACGAGCGTCCCGATATCGTATCGCGTCCGTCATCGCGATATCCGCTTGGGTCGATCCCGCCGTTCCGCACTCGGTCAGTTCCTCACTCGAAGACCGTCCGATCGATCGCGTTCGCGTCGATGTAGTCCCAGTCGTAGGAGACGCCGAGGCCGGGGCCGTCGGGGACCGGGACGGTGCCGTCGGCATCGATAGCGTCGAGCTGATCTGAATAGTCACCATCGTAGATCGGCGGCTGCGTATTTGGACAGTCGGGGTGGACCAGCGCGATCTCGTAGTAGTTCGCGTTGCGCGTCGCCGCGATGCAGTGACGGTGAGCGGGTCCGGGCGCGTGAACCTCGACGTCGAGGCCGAATCCCTCGGCGATCCGGGCGCGCTTCATCGCGCCGGTGATCCCGCCGTCGTACTCGGGGTCCGCGCGGGCGAAGTCCGTCGCCCCGCTCGCGAGGAAGTCCGCGTACGGTTCGAGCCCCCGGACGTGCTCGGTCAGGAGGAGCGGCGTCTCGAGCGCTTCGCGCAATTTGTTGTGGGCGTGCTGGGAGATGCCGCCGTCCCGATAGGGATCCTCGTACCAGACGTACTCCTGTTCGTCGCAGGCGCGGCCGACGCGGAGCGCGTCGGCGTAGGTCTCGTACTCGCAGGCCGGATCGTGCATGAGGTCCATCTCGTCGCCCACACGCTCGCCGACGGCGCGGACGGTCTCGACCTCGCGGTCGATATCCCGCCGCGCGTCGCTGCCGCCCCAGCCATGGATCTTGAAGCCGCCGTAGCCCAGTTCCAGGCACGCTTCGGCGAAGTCGGCGTAGGCCTCGGGCGAGTCGAGGCCGCCCGCGTCGTCGGCGTGGTAGGTCGAGGCGTAGGCGGGCAGGCGCTCGCGGTAGGTGCCGAGCAGTTCGTGAATCGGCGCGTCGTAGCGCTTGCCCGCCAGATCCCACAGCGCGATGTCGAGCGGTCCGATCCCCATCCGGTCGTACTTGCGCAGGCCGCGTTTGAGCTCGCTCCAGTGGCGTTCGCGTTCGAGCGGGTTCTTCCCGACGAGGTAGGACGCGCACGTTTCGACCTGGTCCGGCGCGGTCGAGGTGACGAGGACGTACTCGCCGGCGACGCCCGCGTCGGTCTCGACCCGGATCGCGAGCGTCGAACTCTCCAGCGTCGAACCCGGCTCGTAGACCAGGTTGAAGCCGTTGTCGTCCGTGCCGACGTCCGCGAGCGGGTACCCGAACTCGGTCAGTTCGATCCGAGTGATTTCCGGGGCCGTCTCCGCTCTCGTTTCCGGGGCCATACCGCCACTGGTGAGCGAGTCGGCAAAAGGATTCGCCGCGTTCTCAGACCCGCCCGATGACCTCGGACTCCATCGCCTCGACGAACGTCTCCTGATCGGGACTCGACGAGAGGAGTTCGACCTCGTCGAAGCCCGCCTCGGCGAGCGAGGCGAGTTTCTCGCGGATCTCGGCGGGG
Coding sequences within it:
- a CDS encoding enolase C-terminal domain-like protein, producing MAPETRAETAPEITRIELTEFGYPLADVGTDDNGFNLVYEPGSTLESSTLAIRVETDAGVAGEYVLVTSTAPDQVETCASYLVGKNPLERERHWSELKRGLRKYDRMGIGPLDIALWDLAGKRYDAPIHELLGTYRERLPAYASTYHADDAGGLDSPEAYADFAEACLELGYGGFKIHGWGGSDARRDIDREVETVRAVGERVGDEMDLMHDPACEYETYADALRVGRACDEQEYVWYEDPYRDGGISQHAHNKLREALETPLLLTEHVRGLEPYADFLASGATDFARADPEYDGGITGAMKRARIAEGFGLDVEVHAPGPAHRHCIAATRNANYYEIALVHPDCPNTQPPIYDGDYSDQLDAIDADGTVPVPDGPGLGVSYDWDYIDANAIDRTVFE